One Streptomyces hundungensis DNA segment encodes these proteins:
- a CDS encoding zinc-ribbon domain-containing protein: MIIFGSRGYLYQLAMLTLVCGNCGNPSAHSLRKYVTKFTLFFVPLFPFSTKYRTQCTFCGLEQQITKEQAEGLLAQPVAPQQAYGQQPQPGQMQGQNPYQQ, encoded by the coding sequence ATGATCATCTTTGGCAGCCGCGGCTATCTCTATCAGCTCGCCATGCTCACGCTGGTGTGCGGAAACTGCGGCAATCCGTCCGCGCACTCGCTGCGCAAGTACGTCACCAAGTTCACGCTGTTCTTCGTTCCGCTGTTCCCGTTCTCGACGAAGTACCGCACGCAGTGCACGTTCTGCGGTCTTGAGCAGCAGATCACCAAGGAGCAGGCCGAGGGTCTCCTCGCGCAGCCGGTGGCGCCGCAGCAGGCGTACGGCCAGCAGCCGCAGCCGGGCCAGATGCAGGGCCAGAACCCGTACCAGCAGTAA
- a CDS encoding pentapeptide repeat-containing protein, producing MRDRGERRSVRGLPEDPEGAAALRAWVARPDALLDVAGLDLSSADLSGADFGTGMLAGAVLRDAVLIGTDFYRCHMEGVVLEGADLTGACLVKAVLDGASLRRAVLDGADLGSAELYDVDLRDVSLRGARLDGASLGGARMQGADLSGASMRETAFAVLVDERTVVRGLAGSAYGPMTVDSGGRMREVGGRAMEVWLSGRGADVRVIDPAFPDVTYYAKIDERHPRPAPRGVVRRRVLDGVSYDEAFTRNLRWEPTEYLRLHLLGHNEVDHVEITESEADAFIATVVARLGERS from the coding sequence GTGCGTGACCGCGGTGAGCGGCGAAGCGTTCGGGGCCTGCCGGAGGATCCGGAGGGTGCGGCGGCGCTCCGCGCCTGGGTCGCTCGGCCGGACGCGCTGCTCGACGTCGCCGGGCTCGATCTGAGCTCCGCCGACCTCTCCGGCGCCGATTTCGGCACGGGCATGCTCGCCGGGGCCGTACTGCGGGACGCCGTGCTGATCGGCACCGACTTCTACCGGTGCCATATGGAAGGCGTAGTGCTGGAGGGCGCCGACCTCACCGGGGCCTGCCTCGTCAAGGCCGTACTGGACGGGGCGTCGCTGCGGCGGGCCGTGCTGGACGGTGCGGATCTGGGCAGCGCCGAGCTGTACGACGTCGATCTCCGGGACGTTTCGTTGCGCGGGGCTCGGCTCGACGGCGCCTCCCTGGGCGGCGCTCGTATGCAGGGGGCCGACCTCTCAGGAGCGTCGATGCGGGAGACCGCATTCGCGGTGCTGGTCGACGAGCGCACCGTGGTGCGGGGTCTTGCGGGGTCGGCGTACGGGCCGATGACCGTGGACAGCGGTGGTCGGATGCGCGAGGTCGGCGGCCGCGCGATGGAGGTGTGGCTGAGCGGCCGGGGCGCCGATGTGCGGGTGATCGACCCTGCTTTCCCCGACGTCACGTACTACGCCAAGATCGACGAGAGGCATCCGCGTCCCGCCCCGAGGGGCGTTGTGCGGCGGCGGGTTCTCGACGGGGTCTCCTACGACGAGGCCTTCACCCGGAACCTGCGCTGGGAGCCCACCGAGTACCTCCGGCTCCATCTGCTCGGCCACAACGAGGTTGACCACGTGGAGATCACCGAGAGCGAGGCCGACGCCTTCATCGCCACCGTTGTCGCCAGGCTCGGCGAGCGCTCGTGA
- a CDS encoding PP2C family protein-serine/threonine phosphatase, with protein MVRRTVEGHTRTEAQAVPDILWVLPYAVMGLVVVANLIAGPTVGLLPLVSLGPAFAGLVGGWRRTVVVGLIALAAGVGLGIYSQLFEERRGFASLAAVAGVTAVGVAGSVMRQRREAELAGMRSIAEVAQRVLLRPVPRSAGHLRAAVSYTSAVAEARIGGDLYEVVSSPEGVRVIIGDVQGKGLESVETAAVVLGAFREAAHDEPDLKGVGARIERAAGRALEGEKFVTAIIAELDPANGAVFLNYGHPPPLLVRADGSVSFPEPDQYALPLGLGLGSGEGPRPFRVAFAPGDQLLLYTDGVTEARDRTGAFYPLGARTVFLKDPDPEAALEALRRDLILHTEGPLHDDAAMLLLRHRE; from the coding sequence ATGGTGCGAAGAACTGTCGAAGGCCACACCCGTACCGAGGCGCAGGCCGTCCCCGACATCCTCTGGGTGCTGCCGTACGCGGTGATGGGGCTGGTCGTCGTCGCCAACCTGATCGCCGGCCCCACCGTCGGACTGCTGCCGCTGGTCTCGCTCGGCCCCGCCTTCGCCGGCCTCGTCGGGGGCTGGCGGCGCACCGTCGTCGTCGGGCTGATCGCGCTGGCGGCCGGGGTCGGGCTCGGCATATACAGCCAACTCTTCGAGGAACGCCGGGGCTTCGCCTCCCTCGCCGCCGTCGCCGGGGTGACCGCGGTCGGCGTGGCCGGCAGCGTGATGCGCCAGCGCCGCGAGGCCGAACTCGCCGGCATGCGTTCCATCGCCGAGGTCGCCCAGCGCGTACTGCTGCGCCCGGTGCCGCGCAGCGCGGGCCATCTGCGCGCGGCGGTCTCGTACACCTCGGCGGTCGCGGAGGCCAGGATCGGCGGAGACCTGTACGAGGTGGTGTCCTCACCCGAAGGGGTACGGGTGATCATCGGGGACGTGCAGGGCAAGGGCCTCGAATCGGTGGAGACGGCGGCCGTCGTGCTGGGCGCGTTCCGGGAGGCGGCCCACGACGAACCGGACCTGAAGGGGGTGGGAGCGCGCATCGAAAGGGCGGCGGGCCGGGCCCTGGAGGGCGAGAAGTTCGTCACCGCGATCATCGCCGAACTCGACCCCGCGAACGGGGCGGTGTTCCTCAACTACGGCCATCCGCCGCCCCTGTTGGTACGGGCGGACGGCTCGGTGTCCTTCCCCGAACCCGACCAGTACGCCCTGCCGCTCGGCCTGGGCCTCGGCTCGGGGGAGGGCCCACGGCCCTTCCGGGTCGCCTTCGCCCCCGGCGACCAGCTCCTGCTCTACACCGACGGCGTGACCGAGGCCCGCGACCGCACAGGCGCCTTCTACCCCCTGGGCGCCCGCACCGTCTTCCTGAAGGACCCCGACCCGGAGGCCGCGCTGGAAGCCCTGAGACGCGACCTCATCCTCCACACGGAGGGCCCCCTGCACGACGACGCGGCGATGCTCCTGCTGCGCCATCGCGAGTAG
- the ligD gene encoding non-homologous end-joining DNA ligase: protein MTPITEVEGRRVALSNLDKVLYPATSTTKGELLHYCASVAGPFLAQLDDRPVSFLRFPDGPGGQRFFTKNPPPSTPTWVKTAEVPRTEDKAARQVVVSDLATLMWAANLVVEFHTPQWRAAAPGLADRLVLDLDPGEPASIVECCAVARWLRDRLAADGLSAYAKTSGSKGLHLLSALEPTPSAQVSAYAKKLAREAEAALAGLVTHKMAKALRPGKVFVDFSQNAAAKTTATPYTVRAKDRPTVSAPVSWEEVEACTDPADLTFLITDIAPRLERDGDLLAPLFDPAGAGRLP, encoded by the coding sequence ATGACGCCGATCACGGAGGTGGAGGGGCGGCGGGTGGCCCTGTCGAATCTGGACAAGGTGCTGTACCCGGCCACCAGCACCACCAAGGGCGAGCTGCTGCACTACTGCGCCTCGGTCGCGGGCCCGTTCCTGGCCCAGCTCGACGATCGCCCCGTGTCGTTCCTGCGCTTCCCCGACGGTCCGGGCGGCCAGCGCTTCTTCACCAAGAATCCGCCGCCGTCCACCCCCACCTGGGTGAAGACCGCCGAGGTGCCGCGCACCGAGGACAAGGCGGCCCGCCAGGTCGTGGTGTCGGACCTCGCCACCTTGATGTGGGCCGCGAACCTGGTGGTGGAGTTCCACACCCCGCAGTGGCGGGCCGCGGCGCCGGGTCTCGCCGACCGGCTCGTGCTCGACCTCGACCCTGGGGAGCCCGCGAGCATCGTCGAGTGCTGCGCGGTGGCGCGGTGGCTGCGGGACCGGCTCGCGGCGGACGGGCTGAGCGCTTACGCCAAGACGTCGGGTTCCAAGGGGCTGCACCTGCTCTCTGCGCTGGAGCCGACCCCCTCCGCGCAGGTCTCGGCGTACGCGAAGAAGCTGGCCAGGGAGGCGGAGGCGGCGCTCGCGGGCCTGGTCACGCACAAGATGGCGAAGGCGCTGCGGCCGGGGAAGGTGTTCGTCGACTTCAGCCAGAACGCGGCCGCGAAGACGACGGCGACGCCGTACACGGTGCGCGCCAAGGACCGTCCGACGGTGTCGGCTCCGGTGTCCTGGGAGGAGGTCGAGGCGTGTACGGACCCTGCCGACCTGACGTTCCTGATCACCGACATCGCCCCCCGTCTGGAGCGGGACGGCGATCTGCTCGCGCCCCTCTTCGACCCCGCGGGGGCGGGTCGGCTGCCATGA
- a CDS encoding ATP-dependent DNA ligase, with product MSAEALRPPLAVALAEAVATLPRGAGWAYEPKFDGHRMVVFRTAERVVLQARSGRIITAAFPDLADAARELAPGTVLDGEVVVWTQGRTDFAAVQRRAAATPARAPLLARRLPASYAAFDLLAQAGRDLRAEPYERRRARLVEVLGPLGPPLQAVPMTTSVETALTWYETLPASGIEGLVAKRLNGPYRSGHRAWRKVRHTDTREAVVIGHTGGPNRPAALVLVLPGDDVPVVSSPLPAALRAEAGRALAPLAAEGGGTAVAAGLGEVAYRAVAPGLLAEVEWATTRHAGATVLRLREAGGEAGG from the coding sequence ATGAGTGCCGAGGCGCTGCGCCCGCCGCTCGCCGTCGCCCTCGCGGAGGCGGTGGCCACGCTGCCGCGCGGGGCGGGCTGGGCGTACGAGCCGAAGTTCGACGGCCACCGGATGGTGGTGTTCCGGACCGCGGAGCGGGTGGTGCTCCAGGCCCGGTCGGGGCGGATCATCACCGCCGCCTTCCCCGATCTGGCCGATGCGGCAAGGGAGTTGGCGCCCGGCACCGTGCTGGACGGGGAGGTCGTGGTGTGGACGCAGGGGCGCACCGACTTCGCGGCGGTGCAGCGCCGGGCCGCCGCGACCCCGGCCCGCGCTCCCCTGCTGGCCCGCCGTCTGCCCGCCTCGTATGCCGCCTTCGACCTGCTCGCGCAGGCGGGCCGGGACCTGCGGGCCGAGCCGTACGAGCGGCGGCGGGCCCGCCTGGTGGAGGTGCTCGGCCCGCTGGGACCGCCGCTCCAGGCGGTGCCGATGACCACGTCGGTGGAGACGGCGCTGACCTGGTACGAGACGCTGCCGGCGAGCGGGATCGAGGGTCTTGTCGCCAAGCGTCTGAACGGCCCGTACCGGTCGGGGCACCGCGCTTGGCGCAAGGTGCGGCACACCGACACCCGGGAGGCGGTGGTCATCGGGCACACCGGCGGTCCGAACCGCCCGGCGGCGCTGGTCCTGGTGCTGCCCGGCGACGACGTGCCGGTGGTGTCGAGCCCGCTGCCGGCCGCCCTGCGCGCCGAGGCGGGCCGCGCGCTCGCGCCGCTCGCGGCCGAGGGGGGCGGCACGGCGGTGGCGGCGGGGCTCGGCGAGGTGGCGTACCGGGCGGTCGCCCCGGGGCTGCTCGCGGAGGTGGAGTGGGCGACCACGCGGCACGCGGGGGCGACGGTGCTGCGGCTGCGCGAGGCGGGCGGGGAGGCCGGGGGCTGA
- a CDS encoding sensor histidine kinase yields the protein MRLPRAPRLPLPAWTATLTWKAAVFITVMCCALAALLGVLVHVSVTRQTVGEARNKALDRLMDVTRMYEAGEQLPPGSGLDPPQLPASLRALAVSGRRGTLVDDDNGRPTMWAAGPADGKALAAEIDYTQSARTINGLDKAILGSSILAIGATLLVGVFAVTRITRRLHQTATVARRIDAGDLDARVNDPRTKDPSRHQDEVATVAGALDTMASTLQGKLLSEQRFTADVAHELRTPLTGLHAAAELLPEGRPAELVRDRVRAMRSLTEDLLEISRLDAGSETVDLDLQQLAPVVERVVRGSVASGTAEADTTVTVVRDACVETDKRRLERVVGNLVANAHRHGKAPVELTVHGPVVTVRDHGTGYPDYLLDHGPQRFRTDAGSKGHGLGLTIAVGQAAVIGAELTFSNAPDGGAVARLELPEYVDLESPAGEGAPNGE from the coding sequence ATGAGACTCCCCCGGGCGCCCCGGCTGCCGCTGCCCGCCTGGACCGCGACCCTCACCTGGAAGGCCGCGGTGTTCATCACCGTGATGTGCTGCGCGCTCGCGGCCCTGCTCGGCGTCCTGGTGCATGTGTCGGTGACCCGGCAGACGGTGGGCGAGGCCCGCAACAAGGCGCTCGACCGGCTCATGGACGTCACCCGGATGTACGAGGCGGGCGAACAACTCCCGCCGGGCTCGGGCCTCGACCCGCCCCAGCTCCCCGCCTCGCTGCGCGCGCTCGCCGTCTCCGGCAGGCGCGGCACCCTGGTCGACGACGACAACGGCCGCCCCACCATGTGGGCGGCGGGCCCGGCCGACGGCAAGGCGCTGGCCGCCGAGATCGACTACACCCAGAGCGCCCGCACCATCAACGGCCTGGACAAGGCGATCCTCGGCTCGTCCATCCTCGCCATCGGCGCGACCCTGCTGGTCGGCGTCTTCGCGGTCACCCGGATCACCCGGCGGCTGCACCAGACGGCGACGGTGGCCCGCCGGATCGACGCGGGCGACCTGGACGCCCGCGTCAACGACCCCCGCACCAAGGACCCCTCGCGCCACCAGGACGAGGTGGCCACGGTGGCCGGCGCCCTGGACACGATGGCCTCCACGCTCCAGGGCAAGCTCCTGAGCGAACAGCGTTTCACCGCGGACGTGGCACACGAGCTGCGCACCCCGCTGACCGGTCTGCACGCGGCGGCCGAGCTGCTGCCGGAGGGCCGGCCCGCCGAACTCGTCCGGGACCGGGTGCGGGCGATGCGCTCGCTCACCGAGGACCTCCTGGAGATATCCCGCCTCGACGCGGGCAGCGAGACGGTCGACCTCGACCTCCAGCAGCTGGCCCCGGTGGTGGAGCGGGTGGTGCGCGGCTCCGTCGCGTCGGGCACGGCCGAGGCGGACACCACCGTGACGGTCGTGCGCGATGCCTGTGTGGAGACCGACAAGCGCCGTCTGGAGCGGGTCGTCGGCAATCTGGTGGCCAATGCCCACCGGCACGGCAAGGCCCCCGTCGAGTTGACCGTGCACGGCCCGGTGGTGACCGTTCGCGACCACGGCACCGGCTATCCGGACTATCTCCTCGACCACGGGCCGCAGCGTTTTCGCACCGACGCCGGAAGCAAGGGCCACGGGCTCGGGCTGACCATCGCGGTGGGTCAGGCCGCCGTGATCGGCGCGGAGCTGACCTTCAGCAACGCCCCGGACGGCGGAGCGGTGGCCCGGCTCGAACTCCCCGAGTACGTCGACCTGGAATCGCCCGCCGGGGAAGGCGCTCCGAACGGGGAGTGA
- a CDS encoding NERD domain-containing protein, which yields MAGLRVTPVHRHGQARLYVSLPDGRSAAWYDRATGRVSLLLDDHRDEVLAALRPYVVGELLVGPPPVPTPSDLARLALHPDDDLAPNRPGEALLTELERYGSAHRLRSDPRRRELAAQQATGAALDRLDGAGWRVLHSVPLPADATIHHLLIGPAGALTVRALDARRHRVRIADPLVAVGRGAPSPLLRTARHDAERASLALAAAVRAVVVLVGAARVERGPAPDVSVLRDTEIADLGRLGGVLKPADVESLYWTARDRRTWLRA from the coding sequence ATGGCAGGACTGCGGGTCACACCGGTACACCGGCACGGACAGGCGCGACTGTACGTCAGCCTCCCGGACGGGCGCAGCGCCGCCTGGTACGACCGCGCCACCGGACGCGTCTCGCTGCTGCTCGACGACCACCGGGACGAGGTGCTCGCCGCGCTGCGCCCGTACGTCGTCGGGGAACTTCTCGTCGGCCCGCCGCCCGTGCCGACCCCCTCCGACCTGGCCCGGCTCGCGCTGCACCCCGACGACGACCTCGCACCCAACCGGCCGGGCGAGGCACTCCTGACCGAGCTTGAGCGGTACGGGAGCGCCCACCGCCTGCGGAGCGATCCGCGCCGCCGCGAACTCGCCGCGCAACAGGCCACCGGTGCCGCGCTCGACCGGCTCGACGGCGCGGGCTGGCGGGTGCTGCACTCGGTGCCGCTGCCCGCCGACGCCACCATCCACCACCTGCTCATCGGCCCCGCGGGCGCGCTCACCGTGCGCGCCCTGGACGCCCGGCGCCACCGGGTACGGATCGCCGACCCCCTGGTCGCGGTGGGCCGCGGGGCCCCGTCACCCCTGCTGCGCACCGCCCGCCACGACGCCGAACGCGCCTCCCTCGCCCTCGCGGCGGCAGTGCGCGCGGTCGTCGTCCTGGTCGGCGCCGCGCGGGTGGAACGCGGCCCGGCCCCCGATGTCAGTGTCCTGAGGGACACCGAGATCGCCGACCTCGGCCGGCTCGGCGGCGTCCTCAAACCGGCCGACGTGGAGTCCCTGTACTGGACCGCCCGGGACCGCAGGACCTGGCTGCGCGCCTGA
- a CDS encoding FtsW/RodA/SpoVE family cell cycle protein, protein MTAPSAADTFPPELRLPKRRGVELFLLVGAVVVVVLGYVAVGLARTGTLPPDAARYAAGLGLLALLTHLVVRFRAPYADPLLLPIAVLLNGLGLVLIYRLDLATPGSRAAPAQLVWSTLGVGLFLVVVLVLRDHRVLQRYAYLSMAAALVLMLVPILFPPVNGAKIWVRAAGLSFQPAEFAKILLALFFAAHLAANRNALAYTGRRVWRLQLPTGRVLGPIVAVWLLSVGVLVLERDLGTSLLFFGLFVIMLYVATGRIGWIAVGLLLASAGAAAVALFEPHVHARVTDWLNPYATIEAGLGPSQLAQSLFAFAAGGTLGTGLGLGHSVLIGFAARSDFILATAGEELGLSGLTAIFLLYALLVARGYRAGLSLPSPFGRLFAIGLASILALQVFVIAGGVMGLIPLTGMAMPFLAQGGSSVVTNWIIVALLIRISDSARRPLPVVETGVIARPEAPVEGTVK, encoded by the coding sequence ATGACCGCACCGTCGGCGGCGGACACCTTCCCGCCCGAGCTCCGCCTCCCCAAGCGGCGGGGCGTCGAACTCTTCCTGCTCGTCGGCGCCGTCGTGGTCGTGGTGCTCGGCTATGTGGCCGTCGGCCTCGCCCGCACCGGCACCCTGCCGCCCGATGCCGCGCGGTACGCGGCCGGGCTCGGCCTGCTGGCGCTGTTGACCCATCTCGTGGTCCGCTTCCGCGCCCCCTACGCCGACCCGCTGCTGCTGCCGATCGCGGTGCTGCTCAACGGGCTCGGCCTGGTGCTGATCTACCGCCTGGACCTCGCGACGCCGGGCAGCCGGGCGGCCCCCGCCCAACTGGTCTGGTCGACGCTGGGGGTGGGCCTGTTCCTCGTCGTCGTGCTGGTCCTGCGCGACCACCGGGTGCTCCAGCGCTACGCCTACCTCTCGATGGCGGCGGCCCTGGTCCTCATGCTCGTACCGATCCTGTTCCCGCCGGTCAACGGCGCCAAGATCTGGGTCAGGGCGGCCGGTCTCTCCTTCCAGCCCGCGGAGTTCGCCAAGATCCTGCTCGCCCTCTTCTTCGCCGCCCACCTCGCGGCCAACCGCAACGCGCTGGCGTACACCGGCCGCCGCGTCTGGCGGCTCCAACTCCCCACCGGGCGGGTGCTCGGCCCGATCGTGGCGGTCTGGCTGCTGAGCGTCGGCGTCCTGGTCCTCGAACGCGACCTCGGCACCTCGCTGCTCTTCTTCGGCCTCTTCGTGATCATGCTGTACGTGGCGACCGGGCGCATCGGATGGATCGCGGTGGGCCTGCTGCTGGCCTCGGCCGGCGCGGCCGCGGTCGCCCTGTTCGAACCGCATGTGCACGCCCGGGTCACCGACTGGCTGAACCCGTACGCCACCATCGAGGCGGGCCTCGGCCCCAGTCAGCTCGCCCAGTCGCTCTTCGCCTTCGCGGCCGGCGGCACCCTCGGTACGGGCCTCGGGCTCGGCCACTCGGTGCTGATCGGGTTCGCCGCCAGGTCCGACTTCATCCTGGCCACGGCCGGCGAGGAGCTCGGCCTGTCCGGGCTGACCGCGATCTTCCTGCTCTACGCGCTGCTCGTGGCCCGCGGCTATCGGGCCGGGCTCAGCCTGCCGAGCCCCTTCGGGCGGCTGTTCGCCATCGGGCTCGCCTCGATCCTGGCGCTCCAGGTGTTCGTGATCGCGGGCGGTGTGATGGGGCTGATCCCGCTCACCGGCATGGCGATGCCGTTCCTGGCGCAGGGCGGCTCGTCGGTGGTCACCAACTGGATCATCGTGGCGCTGCTCATCCGGATCAGCGACTCGGCCCGCCGGCCGCTGCCCGTGGTCGAGACGGGTGTCATCGCACGGCCCGAGGCGCCGGTGGAAGGGACGGTCAAGTGA
- a CDS encoding penicillin-binding transpeptidase domain-containing protein, translating into MTRYIRRAAAFCLVLLVALLVNAARVQVLQADALDANPANRRLAIARYHQPRGAIVVGNESVTGSRDSGQQLRYERTYKNGPLYAPVTGYASQTYGTTLVENAEDAVLSGTSSLLSVFPLWNDLTRGRHSGGRAVTTVNASMQQAAYAGLGGKKGAVAALEPATGRILALVSSPSYEPGVLSGTGRAVESAWSRLTKDADQPMLNRAIRGTYPPGSAFKIVTAAAALDAGVVTDVDAPTDTPDPYVLPNTSTTLPNEASGCGNASLTYAVTVSCNTVMAGLGVKVGLPRMLEAVRKFGFNDTKLRVPSGVAKSNFDTRMSPDQLALSSIGQFDTTATPLQMAMVSAAVANGGDLKYPYLVERTTTSRGTTVSTTRPRTYQRAMNPATAMRLRQMMIDVVRTGTGTSAAIPGATVGGKTGTAQNGVGNIGSPYAWFISWAQADGAVRPAVAVAVVVEDASANRGDISGGGDAAPIAKAVMEAALAARP; encoded by the coding sequence GTGACCCGGTACATCCGGCGGGCCGCCGCCTTCTGTCTCGTACTGCTCGTGGCGCTCCTGGTCAACGCGGCCCGCGTCCAGGTCCTCCAGGCCGACGCGCTCGACGCCAACCCCGCCAACCGCCGCCTGGCCATTGCCCGTTACCACCAGCCGCGCGGCGCCATCGTGGTCGGGAACGAGAGCGTCACCGGATCCCGGGACAGCGGCCAGCAGTTGCGGTACGAGCGGACGTACAAGAACGGGCCGCTGTACGCGCCCGTGACGGGGTACGCCTCGCAGACGTACGGCACGACGCTGGTGGAGAACGCGGAGGACGCCGTCCTGTCGGGCACCTCCTCGCTCCTGTCGGTGTTCCCGCTGTGGAACGACCTCACGCGCGGGCGGCACTCCGGGGGGCGGGCCGTCACCACCGTCAACGCGTCGATGCAGCAGGCCGCGTACGCGGGCCTCGGCGGCAAGAAGGGCGCGGTCGCCGCGCTCGAACCCGCGACGGGCCGGATCCTGGCGCTGGTCAGCAGCCCCTCCTACGAACCCGGTGTGCTCTCGGGGACCGGCCGGGCGGTGGAGAGCGCCTGGTCGCGGCTGACCAAGGACGCCGACCAGCCCATGCTCAACCGGGCGATCCGGGGGACCTATCCGCCCGGCTCCGCCTTCAAGATCGTGACGGCGGCGGCCGCGCTCGACGCGGGGGTGGTCACCGACGTGGACGCGCCGACCGACACGCCCGATCCCTATGTGCTGCCGAACACGAGCACCACGCTCCCCAACGAGGCGAGCGGCTGCGGCAACGCGTCACTGACGTACGCGGTCACCGTCTCCTGCAACACGGTGATGGCGGGTCTCGGGGTGAAGGTGGGGCTGCCCCGCATGCTGGAGGCGGTACGGAAGTTCGGCTTCAACGACACGAAACTGCGGGTCCCGTCCGGGGTCGCCAAGTCGAACTTCGACACCAGGATGAGCCCCGACCAGCTGGCGCTCTCCTCCATCGGCCAGTTCGACACGACGGCCACCCCGCTCCAGATGGCGATGGTCTCGGCCGCGGTCGCCAACGGCGGGGACCTCAAGTACCCCTATCTGGTGGAGCGGACGACGACCTCGCGCGGCACCACCGTCTCCACCACCCGGCCGCGGACCTACCAGCGGGCGATGAACCCGGCGACCGCGATGCGGCTGCGGCAGATGATGATCGACGTGGTGCGGACCGGCACCGGCACCAGCGCGGCGATCCCGGGGGCGACGGTCGGCGGCAAGACCGGTACCGCACAGAACGGCGTCGGCAACATCGGCAGCCCGTACGCCTGGTTCATCTCCTGGGCGCAGGCGGACGGCGCGGTCCGCCCGGCCGTGGCGGTCGCGGTGGTCGTCGAGGACGCCTCGGCGAACCGGGGCGACATCAGCGGCGGGGGCGACGCGGCGCCGATCGCGAAGGCGGTGATGGAGGCGGCGCTGGCGGCCCGGCCATGA
- a CDS encoding Ku protein produces the protein MRSIWNGAISFGLVSIPIKLVNATENHSISFRQIHTEDGGRVRYRKVCELDGEELSTDEIGKAYEDADGSMIPITDADLASLPLPTAKTIEIVAFVPADSIDPLQMDAAYYLSANGVPAAKPYTLLREALKRSRKVAIAKFALRGRERLGMLRVVDDVIAMHGLLWPDEIRASDDAAPEADVSVRDAELDLADALMDTLGEVDMATLHDDYRAAVEELIAAKADGTVPAAEPAPAAKGGKVIDLMAALENSVKAAKAARGEGDGEGGGRQDDGEADGAEVAEVTELSSRKAASRKSAPAKKSTAGTAAKKSSEPKSAPAKSAQSKTTQSKTTKSAQSKTAQSKTAQGKKSTAGKATTAAKKSAAATPKSTGAKKSTSTTAKKTAAKKTTPRKRASA, from the coding sequence GTGCGCTCTATCTGGAACGGTGCGATTTCGTTCGGCCTGGTCAGCATTCCGATCAAGCTCGTCAACGCCACCGAGAACCACTCGATCTCGTTCCGCCAGATCCACACCGAGGACGGCGGCCGGGTCCGCTACCGCAAGGTGTGCGAGCTGGACGGCGAGGAGCTGAGCACCGACGAGATCGGCAAGGCATACGAGGACGCCGACGGCTCGATGATCCCCATCACCGACGCCGACCTGGCCTCGCTTCCGCTGCCCACCGCCAAGACGATCGAGATCGTCGCGTTCGTGCCGGCCGATTCGATCGACCCCCTCCAGATGGACGCCGCGTACTACCTCTCCGCCAACGGGGTGCCGGCCGCCAAGCCGTACACGCTGCTCCGCGAGGCCCTCAAGCGCAGTCGAAAGGTCGCCATCGCCAAATTCGCGCTGCGCGGGCGCGAGCGGCTCGGCATGCTCCGGGTGGTCGACGACGTGATCGCGATGCACGGGTTGCTCTGGCCCGACGAGATCCGGGCCTCCGACGATGCCGCCCCCGAGGCCGACGTGAGTGTCCGCGATGCCGAACTCGACCTGGCGGACGCCCTGATGGACACCCTCGGCGAGGTCGACATGGCGACGCTGCACGACGACTACCGGGCCGCCGTCGAGGAGCTCATCGCGGCGAAGGCGGACGGCACGGTCCCCGCGGCGGAACCCGCTCCCGCCGCCAAGGGCGGCAAGGTCATCGACCTGATGGCGGCCCTGGAGAACAGCGTCAAGGCCGCGAAGGCCGCCCGTGGCGAGGGAGACGGCGAGGGCGGCGGCCGGCAGGACGACGGCGAAGCGGACGGCGCCGAGGTCGCCGAGGTCACCGAGCTGAGCTCGCGCAAGGCGGCCTCGCGCAAGTCCGCACCGGCGAAGAAGTCGACGGCCGGGACCGCGGCGAAGAAGTCCTCGGAGCCCAAGTCGGCCCCGGCGAAATCCGCCCAGAGCAAGACCACGCAGAGCAAGACCACGAAGTCCGCACAATCCAAGACCGCACAATCCAAGACCGCGCAGGGCAAGAAGAGCACCGCCGGCAAGGCGACGACCGCCGCCAAGAAGTCCGCCGCGGCGACCCCCAAGTCCACCGGCGCGAAGAAGTCCACCTCCACCACCGCGAAGAAGACGGCCGCGAAGAAGACGACCCCGCGCAAGCGCGCCAGCGCCTGA
- a CDS encoding SH3 domain-containing protein, whose translation MFLRSPLAALALCVATGAAAVLATTSPAAADQSAHQEYKGRVTAKGGLILRDRPTRSSRIVGKAPYGSIVHIFCKTGGDRVNGNDRWYLLTDGTWAWGSAYYIDNIGAVPRWC comes from the coding sequence ATGTTCCTGCGTTCCCCCCTTGCCGCGCTCGCCCTCTGCGTCGCCACCGGCGCCGCGGCCGTCCTCGCCACCACCTCCCCCGCCGCGGCCGATCAGTCCGCGCACCAGGAGTACAAGGGCCGGGTCACCGCCAAGGGCGGCCTGATCCTGCGCGACCGGCCCACCCGGAGCAGCAGGATCGTCGGCAAGGCCCCGTACGGCTCGATCGTGCACATCTTCTGCAAGACCGGCGGCGACCGGGTCAACGGGAACGACCGCTGGTATCTGCTCACCGACGGCACCTGGGCGTGGGGCTCGGCCTACTACATCGACAACATCGGGGCCGTGCCGCGCTGGTGCTGA